The Geothrix sp. DNA segment GCCTCGATCTTGCCATCGCGCTGGGCCTGCATGGCCCGCCAGGGATCCTCGCGCCGCAGTCGCGCCAGCTCCGCCAGCGAGGCCTTCTCGGCGGGATTCAGTGCGGGCGCGCCCACCCAGCCGTTCCAGAGCAGGGCCGCGCCGCGCAGGTCCAGGCAGGCCTGCAGGGCCACGGCGTCCTGCCTCAGGGAGGCCCGCTGACGCTGGCGCTCCTGGGCCCGGGCCAGGGCGTCCTGGTAGCCCTTCATCTGCGCGGGGCTGAGGGCCTGACCGCCGTTGGCGAACTCGGGCATCTGCGGCAGGCGGAAGTCGCTGGCGTCGTCCACGCGCAGGATCGCCTCCACCAGCTTCTCGGTGGGACCCGCCCCCAGCGCCACCGTCAGGGCCCCGGTGCGGGGCGCGGCCTTGGCCACGAAGGGATTGGGCCAGGTGCCCTGCTGGGCGTTGGCGAGACGGCGGCGGATGGCCTGGATCTCGAAGGCGGCGTCCGCCCCGATGCGGGGCGCCACCCAGAAGGACAGCTCGGTATCGGGGGTCATGGCGGAGAGGGCCACCCGCGCCCACTCCTGGCGCTCGCCCAGGGTCGGCTCGGCCCCCGGGAACAGCAGGGCGCGAAGGGGCGCCTCGCGGTCGCTGATCCAGGTGCCCTCGGCCTTCTGGATGAGGTGGAAGACGCCACCGGAGCCACGCAGCTGCTGGACCTCCGTCGTCACGCCCGAGCCCGTCCACTTCACGACGCGGCTGCGGGCGCCCGAGCTCAGGGGATTCAGCTTGAGCAGCGCCATCACCAGCTGGGTGCGGGTCGGCAGGTCGCCGGGAATGAAGACCAGCGTGCCCTGGAGGTTCCGGCCGCCTTCGCGCTCGGTGCCGTAGTGCAGCACCCAGGCCTCGCGGTTCGCGAGGGGCTCGAGCGCCGGGGAGGCCTGCTTCAGCCAGGGCTCCAGGTGCCGCACGGCAAAGCCCAGGCGGCTGCCCTGGGCCAGGGCGGGCACCAGGCCGGTGGACGCGCCGTTGGCCGCCGCGCCCGCGCCGCCCGCCAGGGCCACCAGCTTCTCCAGGCCGGGCCGCAGCTGCTTCAGGTGGATGAGCACGCCGGGCTGGGCCGCCTGCTCCATGCCCTTGGGCAGCGCCGCGCTGCCGCCCTGCGTGAACAGGGCCGGGCTGGGGATCCACTGGAAACGCCAGGCGCCCCTGTCCAGGTGCAGGCCCAGGCCGTGGGTCCAGGGCCGCTCCAGGCGGTCCGGGGAGCTCAGATAGGCGTAGGGGTCCTGGCCGTACTGGCGATAGCCACGCCGGTAGAGGAACTGCGCGGCCTCGGCGCCGCCGGTCTTCAGGGCCGCGGCGTCCCACTGGTCCACGGGCCAGGCCGTCAGGGCCCACAGGGCCGCGCGGCGATCCTGGGCATTACGCAGCCGGTTCCGGGCCTCCGCCAGCTGATCCGCCGAGGTGGACTGGTTCCATTTCTTCCCCGTCCATTGCTGGTTGCCGCGGGCATCGTAGTGGTAGACCGACCATCCCTGGACCCGCTCCGCAGCCCAGGCCGGAATCGGCGAGGGGCCCTGGGCCCAGGCCGCCAGGCTCAGGGCGAGCGCGCACGATCCCTGCGCGATGTGTCGCATTCCCATTCCCCTGCCCCGCACTGGAACCTCCGGTGTCGAGCGATGCTACCAAGCCGCGCCCCGGCCGCAAGGGACCTCCGCGTGATTTTTTACAGTCTGGTTCGGTGGCAGACTGATCACATGTCGGATCGTCGCGTGCTCGTGAACCTCCGGGGTCTGCTGACCCCCGATCCCGCCCGGACCTGGGCGGTGGACCGCATCCCGGACGCGGCCCTGGCCCTGGAGGGCGGCCGGGTGGCCTGGCTGGGCCGTCGTGCGGACCTGCCCGCGGCCTGGGCCGACGCGCCCCAGGTCGATGGCGGCGGCGCCTGGGCCACGCCGGGTTTCGTGGATCCCCACACGCACCTGCTCTTCGGTGGCAACCGCTCGGGCGAGTTCAACCGGCGGCTCGCCGGCGTGAGCTACCAGCAGATCGCCGCCGAGGGCGGAGGCATCCGCGAGACCGTGCGCGCCACCCGCGGCGCCACCGTGGAGGAGCTGGTGGCCTCGGGGGAATCCCGCCTGCGGGCCTTCCGCCAGCGCGGCGTGGTGCATCTCGAGTGCAAGACCGGCTACGGCCTGGAACTGGAGGCCGAGTCCCGCCTCACGGCCGCTTACGCCGAGCTGAAGCGGCGCGGCTGGAGCCTCGACGTGACGCTGCTGCCCGCCCACGACCTGGCGCCGGAGTTCGGCGGCGATGCCGAGGCCAATGCCCGGGCCGTGGCCGAGGACTGGCTGCCGGAGCTGGTGCGCCGCCATCCCGGCGTGGCGCGCTTCTGCGACGTGTTCGTGGAGACCGGCGTGTTCAGCGCCGACCAAGGCCGCCGCATCTTCGAGGCGGGCCAGCGCCTGGGCCTCATCCCCCGCGTCCACGCCGACGAGCTCACCTGGACCGGCGGCGCGGAGCTGGCCGCGGAGGTGGGCGCCGCCAGCGCCGACCACCTGATGTTCTGCAGCGACGCAGGCATGCAGGCCATGGCCAAAGCCGACGTCACCCCCGTACTGCTGCCGGGCACCACGCTGTTCCTGGGCATGCGGGACTGGGCGCCGGCCCGGAAGATGATCGAGGCGGGCTGCCGCGTGGCCCTGGCCACGGACTTCAATCCCGGGTCGTGCCCCTGCGTGGATCCGCTCACCATCCTGCGCCTGGGCTGCCTGCAGCTGCGCATGACCTTCGAGGAGGCCTTCACGGCCATGACCCTCCACGCCGCCCGCAGCCTGCGCCACGGCGACCTGGGTCACCTGCACCCCGGGGCCCGCGCAGAGGTGCTGCTGTGGGACGTGGAAGAGCTGCTGGAGCTGGTGTACTGGGTGGGAGAGCCCCATCGCCCGAGGTGCCTGCCGGACTGATTCCGCCCAAGCGCGGGCCAGCCCGCCCATGGAAACACCGGATCCAGGGCTTGTGATAGATGACCTCAAGCTCCCCGGCTAAGATGGTCGCTCTTCCTGGAGCACCCATGCGGCTGACCCCCCTCGCCCTTCTCGCCACCCTCTGTTCCGCGCCCCTGGTGGCCGAAGACGCACCCCGGGCCAAGGTCCAGCTGTTCGGCGAGCGGACCTCCTTCAACAAGAGCCCGGTGCTCTTCGTGGTCGAAGGGGGCCAGACCTACACCACGGAAGACCAGCCCAAGGACCAGACCTCCTGGGGCCTGCGCCTCTCCCTCGGCATCGACGAGGCGGCCACCTGGAACGTCGAGCTGGCGGTGCGGGCGAAGAAGAAGAGCGCCCTCACCTACAGCGGGCCGGTCAGCCCGACCCTGACCGCCGACTTCACCCAGGAGGGATTCGAGTACGGCTGGTGGGGACCCGGCGTCAGCTACGCGCTCAAGCTGGGCCCCGCCGTGGCCCTCAGCGCGGGCCTGGATCTCCGCGTCGAGCGGCTCACCGCCTTCATGCCCGCCGGCGTGGTGGTGGCGGAGGGCTACTCCGAGACCACCATCTACGACCGCCCCTGGGCCCGGGCTGCGCTCACCTTCACGCTCCCCGTCTCGGCGCGCATCAAGCCGCAGGTCGGCGTCGAGGGCTCGGTGGCCCTGATCCGCAAGAAGGTGAAGACCTACTCGACCACCCAGTACGTGGATGCCGAGGACATGCGCCGCGGGCTGGCCCCGCAATCCGCTTTCAGTTTCTTCGCGGGCGTCACCTTCTAGAGCGGACCCCGTTCCTGGAAAAACGAAGCCCCGGGCCGATTCCCGGGGCTTCTCCTGTGTGTGCGGTGGCCTACTGGTCGGCTCGCTTGGAGGCCTCCTGCACGATGTGATAGATGCGTTCCTTGGCGCGCAGCTTGATCTTCTTCAGCTCCACCTCTTCCAGGGATTCCTTGGCGGAGAGGCTGGGCTTCTTCTGGAGATCACCGAGCCGCGAGTCCGCGGACTTGTGTTCTTCCATGAGCTTGCGGAATTCGAAGTGTTCCTTCATCAGGCGCTCCTGAAGTTCTGGGCGCAGGAAATCCATGACTCCTCCATGCCATGGCGGGACCGGTTCAGGTTCCGCGGGGTGATCGGGTGGACCAAGGGTAGGACCGCCCCGGAAGGCGTCAAGGCCTATCTGAAGGCACTTTGGAACTCCTTTGACAACCACTACTTCCATGCAATCCTCGGGGCATGAGCCTGGTCGTCGAGGAACTGGTCCTGCAGCGGGCGGATGGGGTGCGCCTGCTGGGGCCCCTGAGCCTCGCCCTGGCCCCCGGAGAACGCCTGGGTCTGGCCGGGGAGAGCGGATCGGGCAAGAGCCTGCTGGCCCGGGCCCTGTTCGGCGTGCTGCCGCCGGGCGTGGTCCAGTCCGGCGGAGCCCTGAACGCCTTCGGGAGCCGCCTGGACCGGCCGGGCCCGGCCCGGGACGCCATCCGCGGCGCCCGCCTGGCCTGGGTGCCCCAGGACCCCCTGGGGGCCCTGAACCCGCTGCTCACCCTGGGGGAGCACCTGGCCCTGCTGCCGGGCATCCACCGGAAGGAGACCCCGGCCACGGCCCTGCGGCGGCTGGGTCCCCTGCTGGAGCGCCTGCGGCTGCCCGGCGACGGCGCCTTCCTGGCCCGCTTCCCCCACCAGCTCAGCGGCGGGCAGCGGCAGCGGCTCTGCCTGGCCATGGCCCTCTCCTGCGATCCGGAACTGCTGGTGCTGGACGAGCCCACCACGGCCCTGGATCCCCTGGTGCAGCGGGACTTCCTGGAACTGATGCAAGAGCTCCAGCGGGAGCGGGGCCTGGGCTTCCTGTGGATCACCCACGACCTGGCCGTGGCCTCGCAGGTCTGCGAGCGCCTGCTGGTGCTGTATGGCGGCGCGGCCATGGAGGCCGGCCCCGTGGGACGGCTGCTCACAGCGCCCCGGCATCCCTACACGGCCCGCCTGCTGCAGGCCGCCCGGCACCTGCCCTCCCCGGATGCCGGCTTCCTGCCCGCGCCCCAGGAACGCCCGGCCGGCTGCCCCTTCCAGCTCCGCTGTGAGCGGACGCAGACCGACTGCGCCACCTGGGGGCCCTGGCAGGGCCCGGTGGCGGAGGGTTTGCGCTGCCGGCATCCCCTGAGGGTGGAAGCGGCCCCGGGGCCGTGAGACCATGGGCTGCAAGGTCCCGCAGGCCGCGGGTCCGGATCCTGGAATCCCCATGCTGACCTTGCCCCTGCCGCGCGCCCTGACTTTTGACGACGTCCTGCTGGTGCCGGGCTACTCGGAGCTCCACCCCAACCAGGTGGACCTGGGCACCCGCCTCACCCGCGACATCACCCTGCGCATCCCCCTGCTCTCGGCGGCCATGGACACCGTGACCGAGAGCCGCATGGCCATCGCCCTGGCCCAGCTGGGTGGCATCGGCATCGTCCACAAGAACCTCAGCCCCGAGCGCCAAGCCGAGGAGGTGGACAAGGTGAAGCGCTCGGAATCGGGCATGATCACCGACCCCATCACCATCGAGCCCGACGCCCCCATCCGCGAGGCCGAGGCCCTCATGGCCAAGTTCCGCATCAGCGGCGTGCCCGTGGTGGAGGGCCACAAGCTGGTGGGCATCCTCACCAACCGCGACCTGCGCTTCGAGACCCGCTGGGACATCCCCGTGCGCGAGGCCATGACCAAGGACAACCTGGTCACCGTGCCCGTGGGCACCACGCTGCAGGAGGCCCGCGCCATCCTGCAGAAGCACCGCATCGAGAAGCTGCTGGTAGTGGACGGCCAGGGCCAGCTCAAGGGCCTCATCACCGTCAAGGACATCGAGAAGTCCATCGAGTACCCCAACGCCTGCAAGGACGGCTTCGGCCGCCTGCGCGTGGGCGCCGCCCTGGGCGTGGGCAAGGACCTGCTGGACCGCGCCGCCGCCCTGGTGGAGGCCCAGGTGGACGTGCTCTGCCTGGACAGCTCCCACGGCCACAGCCAGGGCGTGCTGGACGCCGTGAAGGCCCTGAAGAAGGCCTACCCCGGCGTGTCCCTCATCGCCGGCAACGTGGCCACCTACCAGGGCGCGAAGGACCTCTGCAGCGCCGGCGCCGACGCCGTGAAGATCGGCATCGGGCCCGGATCGATCTGCACCACCCGCATCGTCACCGGCGCGGGCATGCCCCAGATCACGGCCGTGGCCGAGGCCAGCCGGGCCTGCCGCGAGGCCGGGGTGCCCTGCATCGCCGATGGCGGCATCAAGTTCAGCGGCGACGTGGCCAAGGCCATCGCCGCGGGTGCCAGCGCCGTGATGATCGGCAGCCTCTTCGCCGGCACCGACGAGGCCCCGGGCGAGACCATCTTCTACGGCGGCCGCACCTTCAAGGCCTACCGCGGCATGGGTAGCCTGGGCGCCATGAAGCAGGGCAGCAAGGACCGCTACTTCCAGGAAGGCAAGGACGACACCAAGCTCGTGCCCGAGGGCATCGAGGGCCAAGTGCCCTACAAGGGCAAGATGGGCGACCTGGTCACCCAGCTCATGGGCGGCCTGCGCGCGGGCATGGGCCTCAGCGGCGGCAAGAGCATCGCCGACTTCCAGGAGAAGGCCACCTTCGTGGAGATCAGCGGCTCCGGCCTGCGCGAAAGCCACGCCCACGACGTGATGATCACCAAGGAAGCGCCGAACTACCGGATGGAGTAAGGCCAAAAAGCAAAAAACGGAACACCGATGAACACCGAAAAAAGCTGATGAACACTGATCAAGATAAGAACTTGAGGCCGGATCATGATCCGCTGACGGAGGTCGTGATCGGGTTGGTGTTCAAGGTGGCCAATGGACTTGGATCGGGGTTCCTGGAAAAGGTGTACGAAAATGCCTTGGCCATGGAACTGCAGGCGGCCGGGCTTACCTTCGAGCAGCAGGTCCCCATCACCGTTTCCTATGAGGGGCAGGTGGTGGGCAGCTACATCGCCGATTTGGTTGTCGAGGGCCGGCTCCTTATCGAATTGAAGGCCTGCCAGGCCCTGGAGGCTGTCCACACCGCGCAGTGCCTCAACTACCTGAGAGCCACCGGTCTGTCTACCTGTCTGCTGATCAACTTTGGCCTGCCCAAGCCCCAGATCAAACGTATCTCCCGCTAGCCTTTTCACACGCTGTTGCTTTTTTCGGTGTTCATCAGCTTTTATCGGTGTTCATCGGTGTTCTTCTTTTATCTTGAAGCGTCAGTGGTCTGCCCGAGTTCCAGATCCCGGAGTCCCCCATGTCCCTGCTCGTGAAGAATGTCCGTCTGGTCGACCCGGCCCAGAACCTCGATGGTCCTGGCGTGCTGCTCGTGGTGGACGGGAAGGTGGAGGCGATCGCGACGGACGCGGCGGCGATCCCGAAGCGCGAGGACATCGAGGTGCTCGACGGCGGCGGGGCGGTGTTGTGCCCGGGTTTCGTGGACCTGCACGTGCACTTCCGCGAGCCGGGCCAGACGCGCAAGGAGAGCATCGAGACCGGCAGCCGGGCGGCGGTGGCCGGGGGCTTCACCTCCGTCTGCGCCATGGCCAACACCAAGCCCGTGAACGACAGCGTGGCCATCACGGAGATGATGCTCACGCGGGCCGCCAAGGCCGACCTCTGCCGCTACTTCCCCATTGGCACGGTGAGCCGCGAGATGAAGGGCGAGGAGCTGGCGGACATGGGCACCCTCAAGGCCGCGGGCTGCGTGGCCTTCTCGGACGACGGCCTGCCCATCACGAACGCCTCCCTCATGCGCCGGGCCCTGGAATACACCCGCTGGCTGGAAGTGCCTGTGGTGGCCCACGAAGAGGACAAGGATCTGGCCGGCAAGGGCTACATGCACGAGGGGGCCGTGAGCGCCTCGCTGGGGTGCCTGGGCATTCCCGCGGCGGCCGAAGAAGCCATGGTGGCCCGGGACATCGTGCTGGCCGAGCACACGGGCGGCCACCTGCACCTGGCCCACCTCAGCACGGCCGGCTCCATGCGCATGGTGCGCGAGGCCAAGGCCCGCGGCCTCGCCGTCACCTGCGAGGTCACGCCCCACCACTTCGCCCTGTCAGACAAGGAGCTGATGAAGTTCGACAGCGACTACAAGATGAACCCGCCCCTGCGCACCGAGACCGACATCCAGGCCTTGCTGGAAGCCATCGCGGACGGCACCGTGGACGCCATCGCCACGGACCACGCGCCCCATGGCTGGGATGACAAGGAGGTGGAGCTGCCCATCGCCGCCTTCGGCGTCATCGGCCTGGAGACCGCCCTGCCCCTCACCCTGGAGCTGCTGGTGAACCGCCAGGTCATCAGCCTGGCCAAGGCCATCAGCCTGCTGGCCTGGGAGCCCGCCAGGGCCTTCCACCTCGACAGGCAGGGCCTCGGCAGCCTGAAGCCCGGCGCCCCCGCCGACTTCGTCCTCTTCGACCCGAACCAGAAGGTCCAGGTCGACCGCGCCTTCATCCAGTCCAAGTCCTTCAACACCCCCTTCAAGGGCTGGAACCTCCCCGGCCAGATCCTCGGCACCTGGGTCGCCGGCAAGCGTGTGTGGGGTTGACCGCAGTGGCCCACCGGCGTCTGGCCCCCACCCGCCCCTCGTCCGTCTTTTTTTAGTCTGCCTATCCAGGTTCAACCTGCCCCGGCGACCCGTCTCTGCAGTTCGCCTATTGCAGTAAACTGCGGACGGGCTCACCGTACCTATTCGAATGGGGTACATCACCTTAGCCATTTCCACCCCCCGCCAAACCCGCCCCCGCAGTTCGCCTAAACCCTCACGAACCGAACTCGACCATCACCCACTTCCCCCCTGAATAGGCGAACTCACCCCCTCCCCAGCCAGTTCGTCTAATTACTAGTTAGGCGCTCTTCATGTCGCCAAGCCCAACCGGTTTCCTTTTCATTTCGCTCGGACTCGCTGTTTTCGGTGGCGCTTATGTTCTATTCCCTAGCTCACCCTTCCTCCATGTGTGGAATCTAGGCAAACGCTACGGCAAAGTGAAGGACAATACGCGTTCTTTCGGGTTTGTCATTCTTGGCTTTGCTGCAATGTTTTTTGGTATGTGGCTTTTCCTAGTCCTATGATCCGTCTATGCGCCTAACCCTCCGCTCAACTCGGACCCCGCCTGCACTGTCTCCCGCTCTTTCTCTTGTCCTTGCTTCCTCGGCTCCGCTCGTCACCTCGGTGCAGGCGGGGCCGGTTAGCTTCCTTCGTTAGGCATGCCTGTAAGGTAACTTAGTATTCAAAGGGAATCCCAATGAGCGTTCTTCGTTCCATCTGCAAAGTATCCTCACTGGTCCTTCTAGCTCATTCCGGATTGGTAGTTGCTCAACCTCTCCCAAGCGACCGAATTCAAGCAACAGGTCATGGGTTCACCCTTATCTATAACAAAGCCTACTATTCTGGCCACTCTGTTCAGGTAGAACCCAGACTGACGCATGAAGAAAACGGTACAGACTTCCCGGATGGCATTGCCCCCGAACGGACCAAGTTCTCGCTAGTTCCGATTGCACCAGCATTCCTGAAAGCTTCGCCCAAATGGCGGCACGACGGGGCTTCAATCAGGTTCATTCCGTTGAAGGATAGAACGGTAAAGGATTACGCAGCGGCATATCCATATTTCTACAAAAACCGCCAGAGTCTCGAAACCATTCTGAAGACCAAGAATTTTAAGGTTTCAGTGAATCACGATCTCCCCGACTGGAATCAAGGAGACTGCATTCAGTCCATCCACGCCAAGGCGGCAATCATCGAGACACCTTGGTGTGTGGGCCTGCAGTACATCTCGACCTGCCTCCAGGAGGCTACTCAACTAGATAACGACCGCCTCTACTATAAATTTGAAGGCATCAGTCGTGATCAACGGTTTTATATTTCAATCGAGGTCCCGATCACTCATGCGAGTTTGCCTTTGCCTGCTCCAGGGCTTGAATCAGCTGCCTCTCCAATCGTTGAATCGTATTTCACCCGAGCAGAGCAGACACTCAATAAGTATTCTGATAACTCCTTTTTCCCTACGCTCCAATCATTCACAGAACTTATCCAATCACTGAAAACCGCGAAATGAGCGCTATCCCTGTCATGCCTAACCCTCCGCTCAAGTCGGACCCCGCCTGCATTGCCTTCCGTTCTCTCTCAGCATTTCGCTATCTCGGCTCCGCCCGTCGCCTCGATGCAGGCGTGGCCGCTTAGCTTCATTCGTTAGGCCGTTCCATTAGGAGTTCACTATGGCGCTTGATACCTGGAAGGATATCGCCACGATTGGTGGAACAATCATAGCCCTTGGTACTCTTGTTAAGGCTGTGGCTGAATACACAATACAAGGGGCCCAAAAACGTGCTGAACACTTTATCGCCTTGCGAAAACGTTTCAAAGAGAATGAAGAATTTCTTGAACTATGTTCTTTAATTGACATGAATGATCCGAAGCTTGCTGAAATGGAGTTTAAATCAAAACGAGATTTACTTGGTTTTTTTGAAGAAATTGCATTATTTGTCAATTCCGGTTTAATTCGCAAACAGTTGGCTCATTACATGTTTGGTTACTACGCACTGCGATGTTGGGAGTGCAAATATTTTTGGACTAACATTAATCGCGATAGCCACTATTGGGCATTATTTCGCGCATTCGTGATGGATATGAAAATTCGTGAACGCGAATTCAAATTCGACAACCGAGAGTTTAAATTTTGAACTTCTAACGGCCTAACCCCTCGCTCAAGTCGGACCCCGCCTGCATTGCCTTCCGTTCTCTCTCAGCAGCTCGCTATCTCGGCTCCGCTCATCGCCTCGGTGCAGGCGTGGCCGCTTAGCTTCTTTCGTTAGGCGCACCGAATGAGATCCGCTTCTTCGAGGTTGGCATGAAGAAACCACCAATTTCGATATTCAGGCTGCTGCCGATTACGGCCGCACTTGCATTTTCGAGTTGTTTCACAGGGTCCTGGCCACCCGCAGTCAGTACGAAAGCTCAGATCGAGAAACTACCAGTCACACAGCAGGACATACGGGCAATCCACATCCACGATCAGGAGCTTCGACTGATTGCAGAACGCTTTCCAGACCTGGACTACCTGTTCGTAAGTCCATACGCTGATATTTCAGATGAGGGAATATCCTACCTATCGAAGCTACCAAAGCTTCGCCAGGTGGTTATTGATAACGGTAGTCGTCTTTCTGACCAGAGCATCCGAGTGCTCTCTGCTTTGCCGAGCCTCCGGGAATTGATGCTCAGCAATGCGCCCAGGCTTTCTGATACGTCTCTAGATCTGCTAAGCCAGCGCAAGAAGTTGACCTACCTATACTTACCACAATCCAAACAGTTCTCCGAATCAGCCAAAGCGACAATTAAGAAGTCACTCCCTGGTTGCAAGATCGATTTCTAGTGGCCCGTGCGCCTAACCCTGCGCTCAAGTCGGACCCCGCCTGCATTGCCTTCCGCTCTCTCTCAGCATTTCGCTATCTCGGCTCCGCTAGTCGCCTCGGTGCAGGCGTGGCCGCTTAGCTTCATTCGTTAGGCCACCAATTAAAGGATCGCTATGAGCATCGGATATTCGATTAAACAAGGGTTCTTAGCACTCCTGAGAGCCGCAGGTGGGACAGTGATAATCCACAAACACTGGGACACGCCCAGACAAAACTCAGCAGAAGTCAAAGGGCTTAAGAACAACGAGAAGGGAAAACCGCACATGGTGATGTTTCAATTTTCTGATCATCTCGATATCGAACCGAATGATGTCCTTCAACAGAAGGGTTCAAATGATCTCTGGCGAGTCGTGGAAACCGAAGATCACATCCATGGGGATCTACTCGCATACTTCGAGGCAAAGGTCGAAAAAATCACTGCCGCTCGCACAATTCATCCACCAACCCCAAGCACTGCTCAAGTGATCATCCATGGCCCGAACTATGGCGGTATTCAAGTGGCTTCCTCAAATAGTTCACAGTCAGTCTCAATAGGATCCATTGAAATTCATCAACAGCTCGGTCAATTGCGCGACCTGGCGGAGAAAATGGCTCTTGATGAGACTGACAAAGAGGAATTGTTACTGGCGATTGAACGCGTCGGTCAACTTGCCGAGAAACCAAAATCAGAGGCAGTTCTGTCTCGGGTGAAAGAGAAAATCGATCTCATCAAATCAATGTTCGACCTGTCTCTAACAATCGGTCCAATCGCATTACCTTATATTCAAGGCATTGCTCAATTCTTTGGTTTCTCTCTCTGATCGCCTGCCCAGGCTGGCCTAACCCTCCGCTCAAGTCGGACCCCGCCTGCATTGCCCTCCGCTCTCTCTCAGCATTTCGCTATCCCGGCTCCGCTCATCGCCTCGGTGCAGGCGTGGCCGCTTAGCTTCATTCGTTAGGCCTCCCGCTTGAAACAGACAGCTGCACTCATTCCCGCCCTTATCCTCATCGCCTGTGCCGATGCCAAGCATGTCTCCTCCGATGAGTTCATGGCCCAATACAAATGGGTTGGCCAGCCCCAAAGCGTTAAAGCGATCTCCTACCTTGGGCAAAAGGATGGCAAGGCCTTTCTCAAAATTAGTTCCATGTCAGCAGTTACCCAGAAATGGTCTGATCAGGTGATCTTCACTGAGCTTTCAGAGCTTCCTCAAGCATTCCGCAATACTCTTCCGGCAACGGCAAGTGCAACAAAATGAACATCGGCCTAACCCTTGGCTCAACTCGGACCCCGCCTGCATTGCCTTTCGTTCTCTCTCAGCATTTCGCTATCACGGCTTCGCTCAGCGCCTCGGTGCAGGCGGTGCCGGTTAGCCTGATTCGTTAGGCCCATCTCCGTTGAAACACGTCCTCTTCATCTGCAGCCAGAATCGACTCCGAAGCCCAACCGCGGAGAAAATCTTCTTTGGTCGACCTGGTGTCGAGGTTGCGTCAGCTGGATTGAACCCCGACGCCGTAAATCCGCTGTCGAGTGACCTCCTCGAATGGGCGGATGTTGTGTTCGTAATGGAAAAGTCTCACCGCAATAAGCTCTCCAAGAAATTCAAAACCTTTCTCACCGATCAACGTGTCATTTGTCTCGATATCCCGGATTTGTTCGAATACATGGATCCAATGCTGGTCCGTCTCCTTGAAGAGAAAGTCAGTCCATTCCTGGCGCGATATGGT contains these protein-coding regions:
- a CDS encoding ABC transporter ATP-binding protein, giving the protein MSLVVEELVLQRADGVRLLGPLSLALAPGERLGLAGESGSGKSLLARALFGVLPPGVVQSGGALNAFGSRLDRPGPARDAIRGARLAWVPQDPLGALNPLLTLGEHLALLPGIHRKETPATALRRLGPLLERLRLPGDGAFLARFPHQLSGGQRQRLCLAMALSCDPELLVLDEPTTALDPLVQRDFLELMQELQRERGLGFLWITHDLAVASQVCERLLVLYGGAAMEAGPVGRLLTAPRHPYTARLLQAARHLPSPDAGFLPAPQERPAGCPFQLRCERTQTDCATWGPWQGPVAEGLRCRHPLRVEAAPGP
- a CDS encoding low molecular weight protein tyrosine phosphatase family protein gives rise to the protein MKHVLFICSQNRLRSPTAEKIFFGRPGVEVASAGLNPDAVNPLSSDLLEWADVVFVMEKSHRNKLSKKFKTFLTDQRVICLDIPDLFEYMDPMLVRLLEEKVSPFLARYGGEPS
- a CDS encoding DUF4760 domain-containing protein, which codes for MALDTWKDIATIGGTIIALGTLVKAVAEYTIQGAQKRAEHFIALRKRFKENEEFLELCSLIDMNDPKLAEMEFKSKRDLLGFFEEIALFVNSGLIRKQLAHYMFGYYALRCWECKYFWTNINRDSHYWALFRAFVMDMKIREREFKFDNREFKF
- a CDS encoding GxxExxY protein; translated protein: MNTDQDKNLRPDHDPLTEVVIGLVFKVANGLGSGFLEKVYENALAMELQAAGLTFEQQVPITVSYEGQVVGSYIADLVVEGRLLIELKACQALEAVHTAQCLNYLRATGLSTCLLINFGLPKPQIKRISR
- the hutI gene encoding imidazolonepropionase, yielding MSDRRVLVNLRGLLTPDPARTWAVDRIPDAALALEGGRVAWLGRRADLPAAWADAPQVDGGGAWATPGFVDPHTHLLFGGNRSGEFNRRLAGVSYQQIAAEGGGIRETVRATRGATVEELVASGESRLRAFRQRGVVHLECKTGYGLELEAESRLTAAYAELKRRGWSLDVTLLPAHDLAPEFGGDAEANARAVAEDWLPELVRRHPGVARFCDVFVETGVFSADQGRRIFEAGQRLGLIPRVHADELTWTGGAELAAEVGAASADHLMFCSDAGMQAMAKADVTPVLLPGTTLFLGMRDWAPARKMIEAGCRVALATDFNPGSCPCVDPLTILRLGCLQLRMTFEEAFTAMTLHAARSLRHGDLGHLHPGARAEVLLWDVEELLELVYWVGEPHRPRCLPD
- a CDS encoding DUF465 domain-containing protein; the protein is MDFLRPELQERLMKEHFEFRKLMEEHKSADSRLGDLQKKPSLSAKESLEEVELKKIKLRAKERIYHIVQEASKRADQ
- a CDS encoding dihydroorotase, with amino-acid sequence MSLLVKNVRLVDPAQNLDGPGVLLVVDGKVEAIATDAAAIPKREDIEVLDGGGAVLCPGFVDLHVHFREPGQTRKESIETGSRAAVAGGFTSVCAMANTKPVNDSVAITEMMLTRAAKADLCRYFPIGTVSREMKGEELADMGTLKAAGCVAFSDDGLPITNASLMRRALEYTRWLEVPVVAHEEDKDLAGKGYMHEGAVSASLGCLGIPAAAEEAMVARDIVLAEHTGGHLHLAHLSTAGSMRMVREAKARGLAVTCEVTPHHFALSDKELMKFDSDYKMNPPLRTETDIQALLEAIADGTVDAIATDHAPHGWDDKEVELPIAAFGVIGLETALPLTLELLVNRQVISLAKAISLLAWEPARAFHLDRQGLGSLKPGAPADFVLFDPNQKVQVDRAFIQSKSFNTPFKGWNLPGQILGTWVAGKRVWG
- the guaB gene encoding IMP dehydrogenase — its product is MLTLPLPRALTFDDVLLVPGYSELHPNQVDLGTRLTRDITLRIPLLSAAMDTVTESRMAIALAQLGGIGIVHKNLSPERQAEEVDKVKRSESGMITDPITIEPDAPIREAEALMAKFRISGVPVVEGHKLVGILTNRDLRFETRWDIPVREAMTKDNLVTVPVGTTLQEARAILQKHRIEKLLVVDGQGQLKGLITVKDIEKSIEYPNACKDGFGRLRVGAALGVGKDLLDRAAALVEAQVDVLCLDSSHGHSQGVLDAVKALKKAYPGVSLIAGNVATYQGAKDLCSAGADAVKIGIGPGSICTTRIVTGAGMPQITAVAEASRACREAGVPCIADGGIKFSGDVAKAIAAGASAVMIGSLFAGTDEAPGETIFYGGRTFKAYRGMGSLGAMKQGSKDRYFQEGKDDTKLVPEGIEGQVPYKGKMGDLVTQLMGGLRAGMGLSGGKSIADFQEKATFVEISGSGLRESHAHDVMITKEAPNYRME